Sequence from the Paenibacillus tundrae genome:
AAGCCTGTCATGGCAGGCGTTACGGCTGCTATGTTTGCAGCTTATGGAGTCCTCGGCGTATTACCAACTCAAGCCCATGCAGAAGCTTCTGATATTTCGGTGCGCAACTGGCATTCATATAATAGCTACTCCGTACCTGAGGTTAAAGCATCATGGAGTGCCAAAGCAGATAATTATCTTAAGATGAACGAAGCTTACTTAGATGGTAGTGCTATTGCCGAAGAGGGTAAGGTATTTACATTTGTAGGCTCGAAGTTGGTTACACTCGATGCCAAAACAGGGAAACAGTTATGGACGTATGGCAAAAAACTAATACCATTCATCACTTACAAGGATGGGACTCTCTACGGATTAAGTGCTGATCATAAACCATACGCACTGACTGCTAAGACAGGTAAGGTAAAGTGGCAGTCTGGCACATCCACGAGTATTGATGCAATGCTGCGTACCGAAGCTTTAATTCCTAAGACGGATACATTCTATGTGATTAATGGAAGTACAACTTTTGCATTTGATATGAAGTCAGGGAAGCTACGCTGGAAGGCGAATGAACCGTTGGGTGAAGGGAATGGTACAGCGTATTTAGAGGAGTCTAATGGGGTTGTGCTGCGAACTTTCAATGTACAAGGTGCACTTTCATCGATTCAACTCAATGCGTATGACAAGAAAACAGGCAAGAAGCTATGGAGTGAATTTGGTCAAGGGGAAGCTCTGCAAATTAAAAATGGTCTTGTGTATTCGATCGACTATTACTCGCCAATGCTGGAAGAATACGATTCAAACCCTAATCGAACCTGGAAGGTCAATGTGTACAATCT
This genomic interval carries:
- a CDS encoding PQQ-binding-like beta-propeller repeat protein encodes the protein MSNKQNHRMNSFRQTRLIKPVMAGVTAAMFAAYGVLGVLPTQAHAEASDISVRNWHSYNSYSVPEVKASWSAKADNYLKMNEAYLDGSAIAEEGKVFTFVGSKLVTLDAKTGKQLWTYGKKLIPFITYKDGTLYGLSADHKPYALTAKTGKVKWQSGTSTSIDAMLRTEALIPKTDTFYVINGSTTFAFDMKSGKLRWKANEPLGEGNGTAYLEESNGVVLRTFNVQGALSSIQLNAYDKKTGKKLWSEFGQGEALQIKNGLVYSIDYYSPMLEEYDSNPNRTWKVNVYNLKTGVLKGSQEYSWKMAGEPPYANGRGSILANQDKLYIEQGDKIAEYSLNAYKKGEAPLRTLQRPHGDNLELIGIVQERLIYKNYTTGELTGIKLANGQEVKWLGDAPISQIDVYGKGMYRAQRNGSLLGIDMLSAKPLFRVATGGDLHHKTLKTDGMLIIQTEGKILGVKLPAVLK